In Labeo rohita strain BAU-BD-2019 chromosome 8, IGBB_LRoh.1.0, whole genome shotgun sequence, the genomic window tgttattgtttatttagtactgacctgaataagatatttcacataaaagatgtttacctatagtccacaagagataataatagttgaatttataaaaatgacccagttgaAAAGTtcacatccccttgattcttaatactgtgtttttacctgaatgatccacagccgttttttgttgttgtttagagGTAGCTGTTCATAATTCCCCTGTTAACTGTTCCTTGAACTGTTCTTTAGAAACATCCTTCAgattccacaaattctttgatttttcagcatttttgtgtatttgaactatGTCCAACAAAGACTGTATGGTTtggagatccatcttttaacaccattttaagaatcaaggggatgtaaacttttgattggggtcatttttataaatttaattattttctcaagtggactatatgtaaacatcttttatgtgaaatgtcttattcaggtcagcactaaacaaacaataacatgcattttgcatgttccctcttattttggtaaaataattaacatttttaatgattctaaaaggAGAATGTAAACTGACCTGACTGACCTCAAACCTCTAAACAGTAGTCTCTCAGATGTCATGAGTAATTACAAAagaattacaaaaacatttaattcattttagatGAAGTATAACATTTCACTTTTCATGTTAACTAACTACCCATAAAAGTGTACATATTTTGTGTGGGCATGCTTTGCTGTATTTAATTACCTTTCGAGTATTTGTGACACTTGCCAGTGAAAATGTACAAGGACCAGTTTGGCTACAGCTGGTGACACCTGAAGGGAGAAAAAATATCTCCGTATTGACAGACTAAACTCCATGAATAGTCTGAAAAATTTATAGCTAGGAAATATACGTAAATACTCAGCTAAATATTGTCAGCCAACAATAAATCTGTCAAGCATTTTCACTCATTACTCCCTCACCTTTAGGGCACTGGCTACATTGTTGACCTCCTCAGTTAGTACCCTCTGGCTCTCCCTGTATGTCAAGCAATTGAACTGGTACTCTTCCGGGTCAAACGGTTCTTCCACCGCCACGTCATCATCAAGTCCATCATAATAATCAGGGATGTCGCCCTCCACGACATCTTCGTCATCTTCGAATTCCTCGTTACTGTCTGAGGCTTGGCTACTCATGTCCACAGACATAGCCCTCCGGGCCCGACCTTTCCCTGACTGACAGCTGCTCTCCACTAATCAGCAGCTACTGAGCTGCTCCTCTCCGCCCCCGACCGGACCGAGAATCCCAGGGGGCCCTGTGGCTTTTAGCAGCACCGAAAAAAGCAGAAGAAATCACACTCCCCGTCACTCATGAGGAACCGGAGCAAGGGATAAgctcagagaaaaaaaatactgaaagagagaagaaaaacacattatttggATTATTAGTATTTGTCATTTATACATGGTTAGACTgtataaaagatatttaacctaAAAGCTTATACTCAAAATAACTTATGTAGatgaatataaatacaatttttactttCTATGTTTAAATGGATTTAAATTGTACCATCGTGAAGGGATTTATTTTGACTCTACCTTTCCTCACTTATTACACCGCTccttaataaatatatgaatggacatgaaatattgattcGAGTTGAAATTATTTCATTATGTGAGAAGAAAGAGACCGCAGAGCACCCAGGAACACTGAACTCAATATCCAACATGACTTTTGGTATTGGAATTTATTATGCAATAATGACTGTACATTATCTGTGCGATAATAATGGataataattaatgataatttGTAGGATAATAATATCATTATACAACTAGCTAAAATGGATtgtgatacactaccagtcaaaagtttttggacagtaagatttttaatgttttttaaaaaaagtctcctctgctcaccaagcctgcatttatttgatccaaaatacagcaataaggcagtaatattgtgaatatgtttactgtttaaaataactgctttctatttgaatatattttaaaatgtaatttattcctgtgatcaaagctgaattttcagcatcattactccagtcttcagtgtcacatgatccttcagaaatcattctaatatgctgatttgctgtcaaagaattttttttattaatattatcaatttttaaaacagttgtgtacattttttcaggattctttgataaataaaaagatccaaagatcagcatttatctgaagtaaaaagaattttaagaagaaattatagaaattaatacttttatgtagcaagaatgtttaaaactgatcaaaagtgaagatAATAAAAAACGTTataagacattcataatgttacgaaagaattctatttcagataaatgctgttcttctgaactttctattcatcaaagaaccctgaaaaaaaatttactcagctgttttcaacgtaataataattaacaaaaaattgagcagcaaatcagaatattagaatgatctgaaggatcaagtgactggagtaatgatgctaaaaattttgaaaatcacagatatacattacattttaaaatatattcaaattgaaaacagaaatatcttCATCTGTGTTTctaagatgaacgaaagtcttacgggtttggaatgacattcttgggtgaactaaagcaaaaaaaatgttcaaataattgttagaaaataattgtcaaaaatcattcaaataatgcGGTCTGACGGCTTCAACAAAAGCATATACTACTGAATAACCTCACGGCTCACAGTAGGTCTGTCTTTAaagattaataatttattgttcaAAATCAATTCTGTAAAGAAACTTAATGATTTCTCACTTCAGCTCTGTTTGCACTCTGTAATAAGAAGCGGCTAGCTGTCTTCAAAATTTCATTGGTAACATTAGACAATTTCCAAAAACACAGATAGAATATACATGGTGAAAGCAGCCTTGCTAGTGTACTTAACTTTAATGACACTCGCTGAGCTTGACCCAACCGGTCAAGGAGCCGTTCCAATATTTACAGATCAACACACCTTGGAAACTATCTGAAGGTTGTACTTTTAGATGTTTGTCTCAGTATTACCAGTGGCCAGGCAACTCTTTGAGCGTAAGACAATCATAACCTCACATGCAGAGCGGCTTAGCGTTGCGTTTTAACGGATTAAACGGTGCACTGATAGTCCAACCGGACAGCAGGAGCAGAGAAGGCCGCGTGACCGCGCGCCTGATGATCACAGAGATCAGAGCTTTGCGTGTGTGCGCGCCTGCCGATGTGATGACAGTCACCGATTCGACTGAACAAACAATCAGTGCACATTAAACTCAGAATGTGCACGGGGTCTGGATCGGTACCGGGTGGGTCGGAAAACCCACAGTCATGGGACGACCTGAAGGTCCCACTGTCTATCCCTAGCATTCCTCCCGGAGCTATAAATAGAGCGCGACGCTGGGTGGCATGCATAATATCATGCTCAGCTGGGTTACGGATCATGGTTTAAGTGCGTAGGGGTCGGGTGGGGGTTGAGCAAGGACTGCAAACTCACGGTACTGACAGTACGGGTTGTGCTTTGTTTACTCCATATGAATCGGGCCGCACCAGCTGTTGCTCCTCTCTAGATCAGCACATACATACAGCAGCGCGATCGATGCGCAGAGTCCCTCTCTCCCGCTTTATTCCTCTGGATATCTGTTGTTTCACTAAACATATCCCGCAGTTTAAAGTGCATATACTCtaattaaacttgtttaagTGAATGCAAGGATCGTTGAATGTCGCTTTAAGGGCTTTATTTGCAATCATCCGCCAGCGCGCACTCCAGCTCGGGGATTCGTATGTAAACAAGGCCGTTTTGGTTCGCTCGCCAAACCCACTGCTCTAATCGTTTAAAGCCCCCCGTCGTAAGCAACATACTGACTTTACTCACCTGCCGGACCGCGTCGGGCCGCCACTCGACGCTGGCTGTAGAAAGATTTCGGGACAGAGATCCGATCCGTTCGCTCAGATGAGTCGCAGCAGCGCTGAAGATCGGAAGTACGGGGGGGATTCTAGAGTGGCGTCACTTCCGTGTCCGAGTGCGAGGCTGTTTTCAACGGTGAACAGGCTTCTGTTGCCGAGGAGGGGCcacacaaactcacacaaaCTCAAAACTGACATACATACTTGCGATCAAACACACGCGCGCGCACGCTTATGCAAATGTAGGTCAACAAAACAAGAAACCTGATTTACAGAGTGGAAGTTAGGTACAAAGGCAAACAGAGAAAGGCGACCTCATAGCAAGTTCATACCTTAAAGACCTGCTTGCTTTGTTAATAGAGatgaaacaaaaaactaaatgtgttgtttAGTATACTTCAGTAGTTCATAAAAAGAACTTTTAGAACGATGGTAATGTTaagaagagcagcatttattcaaaatagtatATATGTCTTTAGTATCaccttttattaatttaacattaatttctCTTAGAgctgctgttatttttaacgttttatttaggaaagaatcctgaaaaaagtatcacaggttacaaaaacattaagcagcacaactgtttccaacattgatgataaatcagcataatagagtgatttctgaaggatcatgtgacactgaagactggagtaatgatgctgaaaattcagatttgcatcacaggaataaattctattttaaagtatattaaagtagATAATCACTATTTtacattgcaataatatttcactatattactgatttttctgtattttaaatcaaataaacacacccTTTATGAGCATAACagacttttaaaaaagcattaaaaaatgaatcccaaacttttgaatggcagaatatacagttgaagtcaaacgtttacacacaccttgaagaatctgctaaatgctaattattttaccaaaataagagggatcatacaaaatgcatgttatcgattttataaaaattaccctgttcaaaagtttacatacacttaattcttcATTCTgagttgttatctgaatgatccacagctgtgtttttttgtttgtttagtgatagttgttcatgagtcccttgtttgtcctgaacagttaaactaactgctgttcttcagaaaagtccttcaggtccaacaaattcttttgtttttcagcatttttgtgtattttaaccctttccaacgactatatgattttaagatccatattttcacactgaggacaactaagggacacgaatgcaactattacagaaggttacaaagctcactgatgcttcagaagggaaaacgatgcattaagagttggagggtgaaaactttttgaatttgaggatcagggtaaattgacttattttgtcttctgggaaacatgttactttcttctgtagcttctgaagggcagtactaaatgaaaaaaaaccccgatatttaggcaaaataagaaaaacgtacacatcctcattccattcaaaagtttacacccctggcttttaatacataatttttcCTTATTCAAAATCCAGCAAAACGCTGAATAGAACCAAGTCCCCAACCAACCCATTACACTCTGATATACATGATCAAAAGATTTGGAAACATGAAGCTCTTTCTCTTTCAATGCAACTTTAATAGTAACTGAAGTTATTTAAAGCGGAgtttaaaatggtaaataatGTGCTAATATATGAACTCTATAACCTGGTGTCAAGATACCTCCAAACTGAATTTGTTTTCCCAGAtaatagacaaaaatactacTGTGTGCATGACCAGATGACACCTAGAAGAAGAGAAAGACATTTTTGGAACTCATAATTCACAGACCCAAAAAGCTGCAACATagcatttgtttatttggatGTTTTTTCAACAGCATGttctataaaaatatgttattttgatacaaaaacaaatatacagtctgaaaatgaaaatgaacaaatgtttgacattttcaaaattcCCTGCATATGCAGCTATTTCAGTTATAAAATGGTTGGGGCTAACGATGTACAGTAGAGCTCACAGTTACAGACAATACATGcttataaatgcatataaaaaggAGGATAAGGAAAGTGAAATAGTAAGGAGCCAATTTAATCAAACTTTTTCAAAAGGGAAGAGATGTTTCTCCTCTCCACGTTTTTCTCGTCTAGTTACACGCCTAACGATCTTTTCCTCTTGTTCCTCTTGCCTGTTCTGCGGCCATGATGTAGCTAGAGAGGGTGGAGCTGTCTGAGCCCCGCCCTCTTCCTCCTCATCTGAGGACAGTCCTTCAGCCCCACCTTCTTTTCCTTGCGTAAGCCCCGCCCCTGATGCCAGCCCCTGTTGACCATAGCGACGCTTCAGCCTCTCTTTTATCAACAGGCCTTTGACCAGCAGAGTCCAGTTAGCCACTGCACGCTTCTCACGTTTctgttaaaaaatttaaaaagtggtcaccataatatttacaaaacacaaattGTTCACTCTAAAATCATAATACTATTTCCTAGCTaaaacactgcttcagtgttaaatAAAGCTGACATTTTTGTAACACTAGAGAGTTTTAGATGGTGATGCTGTTGTGAAAGACAACATTACTGACTGAGAAAGAACTTCGATAGATGCAAGAAATCAACACACctcttgttctttcttttgctgGATATCTTGCTCATTTTCCCAGGCTGCTTTCAGGATTTCTTGGTGTTCCTCGCAGACAATATAGCCATCGTTACTGAAATATATTGAGCCAatcaaattttagattttacagAAACACCttcatacatttatatgtacattatGTACCAAATAAGCACACTATTCAATCACTGAATGTGAAACTGCTGTGGAACATGACAGTCGTGGCTGGACAAAACACGTACATGGAAAGAGATAGCCTTTATCAAATTCCACCTGGTTGGGACATGTTATTGCAAACAGATAAAGACGCTCAAACTTACACTGCATGTGCAAATCCACAATGGTAATCAAAACCCGTCACTGCTGCAGCACAGTCTATGTTCAGTTTTCGAGCCACTCTGTGTAGATTTGGCAAATGAAGGTGAACACATCCAACTGGTAACATGCATGACTTAAACATGTATACGTTCCCAAACTCATTTCGTGGCACCTGAAACATCCGCACACATATAAATTTAGATCAGCACGCCAGCATCTTACTCAAATATGTTCATTAAATTTAACCAAcattattaaaggattagttcacttccaaaataaaaatgtctttattatttacacactcatatgtgatccaagatgttcatatctttttctttcttcggtcgaaaagaaatgatagtttttaaggaaaacattccaggatctttctccatatagtggatttcaatgctTGCCAAagggctgaaggtccaaattgcagtttcactgcagcttcaaagggttctacacgatcccagccgaggaataagtgtcttatctagcgaaacgattggttactttctaaaaaaaccccacaaatgctcatcttgcactagctcgacttcacacattacgaaGTTATGCATGTGTGACGTAGTTGGAAGTACCGActtagtgtttacaaagcaaacatgcaaaaaaggaAAACCCCCtttgaaaaaaaaggtaaaacaacgatgctggacgattttaaagttggagctTATTGCTACCATTTTTGAACTGATTTGCACAGATGAACAGAGgaacctttccaatgtgactatgtaatgtgtgtgtgtgtagttgcacagtgcagagctagtgcaagatgagcatttgtggttaaaaagtatatagaaaatgactgattgtttcattttaaagctgccctgaaattgcaatttggaccttcaaactgTTGGGCACCATTTAaatctactatatggagaaaaatcctagaatgtttacctcaaaaaccttaatttcttttctactgaagaaagaaagacttgaacatcttggatgacatgggggtgagtaaattatcagaatttttttttctgtaagtgaactaaactattaaaataatttgaactcACTTTGCCATCAACGGCGATTGGAGGCTGGTACTCTTCAGTTTGCCAGACTCCAAAGAGAGGCAGATCTTTGACATCTTTCTGCTCGGACATCATCCTGGCTTTACGAGATCGGTTGGAAAAACCAAGCACCATCTGACAAACATTAGCTTTAAAAAATTAGCTAGAAGTCATGTCATTTATTGTAAAAAGGTCAAGTGCAtgtgaaaaaggggaaaaataattaaatcatgatTAGAACAGACTTTGTATGGCTCCTCTCCTAGTCGAACGGTTCTTGCTTCCTTCAGCCAGGTATCTCTAGAATGGAGCGTGTGCACACAGtctctaaaaataaatgaacatcatAAACACAAATGGTCTGCATTTCTATTTGTTCTAATGTCTCCAATTTGGGCAACATCAACAGAATAAGAAAATAATGTATGTGCAGAATGGTTTTATAATGGTTTTGATCACATTTGCCATTATCTGACACTCACTGACATtcttattgttaactaaaactattaaaaatgttttcagtaaTTTCAAtacaggtgaaaaaaaaaatatgaacattagaaaaatacaaacataaaagCTTACACGAATATTAGAAgcactaaaaaaaactaaataataaatgaattaaagacagaaatatgtttaaaataacttaaaagacAAGAGTACATAAATTACTaaacactgaataaaagtaaatgttaaaaaaataaaatgttaaaaaaaaataatataacagtaTGTTTCTTCTAAAGCAGATTTGCAAACAAtttttcatttatcatttatactGAACATAATAATGTTGTGGCGCCATACAGTTGAGgccagaatctacaaaatgcatgttcttttttatttagtactgacctgaataagatatttcacataaaagacgtttacatatagtccacaagagaaaataatagttgaatttataaaaatgagcctattcaaaagtttacatacacttgattcttaatactatgttgttacctgaatgatccacagctgtttttttttgtttttttttagtgattgttgttcgtgagtcccttgtttgtcctggacagttaaactgtccgctattcttaagaaaaatccttcaggttccacatattctttggtttttcagcatttttgtgtatctgaaccctttccaacaatgactgtatgattttgagttccttcttttcacactgaggacaactgagggactcatatgtagctattacagaagcttcaaaCGCTCGCTGATGCTCCTGGAAGAAACACAattcattaagagccagggcgtgaaaacttttggaatttgaagatcagggtaaatgtaacttatattgtcttctgggaaacatgcaagtatcttctgtagcttctgaagggcaatattaaatgaaaaataaatataatatttaggcaacataagaaaaatgtacccatcttcattctgttcaaaagttttctgttcaaaagttttccttctgaagtatcagtgagcatttgaaccttctgtgatagttgaatatgagtccctcagttgtcctcagtgagaaaagatggatctccctcttattttgttaaaataattaacatttttaagattctccaaggtgtatgtaaactttcgacctcaactgtatattcttATATCCAACAAACTATATAGAGTTTACCGTGAGTAAACTGGCTCTCCTCTGCAGTACCCCAGGACAGCAGCTGTAGCAGGGTAGAAGGCCTCGTATTTTAGCAAATGCCTCTTTAGAGCGTACAACGGATGGTTCTTGTATTCTGCAATGGATGTCGGCAACGGCTTGTCTAATAACTTTGCCTGCATCTGTGGATGAGGAGCACAGATGAGTCTTAATGCACTACCACTCAAAAAGGATCAGTAAGATTAGAAAGATGTCTCTTATggtcatcaaagctgcatttacatgatcaaaaatacagattcttttatataaataaaaagttgtatttgatcaatttaatgtgtccttatTGACTAAaagtaatttcttaaaaaaaaaaaaattcttactgactCCAAAGTTATGAACAGAAGTGTAAGTGCACACCTACCTCCTGATCCTCCTTCTGTCCTCTTTCAGTATCTGGAGACTTGTAGAGCTCCATAGTCTCCTCCCACCATTCTGAGTCGACGCGGCGTCTACGCGAAGCCGTCAGCCATGTGGGGTCATACCTGCTGCTAAGATCTTTCAGGTACCCTTCGTCATCAACACCCACCACGTAAGTTATCGGATGAGTGGCCTGATCGGAGCATAGCTGCGGTTGGCCAACACCTTGATCCACATCGACACACACCCACTGCCCAGCACTCTCCAAATAAACCTCCAACCACTCATCCACCCCTTTTCCCTCCTTTCTTTTACGTCGTTGTTTCTTCACCTCCttctcttcttcttcctcctcctcctcctcctcttcctcctcttcgcTTTCCTCCTCCTGTTTAACCTTGCTCGCCCTCCGAGGAGCCCGACCTTTTCCTTTCACCTTTGACTTTCTGCATACTTTCATGGCCCCGTCAGAGTCTTCACTGTTGTCCTCATTGGATGGCTGAAACTCTTCCTCACTCTGGTCCTCCTCCTCCTCGCTGCTGACTTCTTTGTACGACACTTTTGAGGCTACACTTCTTCTTCTGCTGTTTTTGGGTTTCTGTCCTCCTGCTGCCTCTTTCTCTTCACcttcctctttctttttctttctctttccgCCTCTTTCCTCTTTTACAGCAGCTTTACGGGCTGATGAAGGACGTTTGGATCCAGGAGATATCTTGGGCTCCGGGGAGGATTTCTCAGACTGATCTTTTTCTGAAGAGCTCTTGGTAGGCGTGGTCTTGTtctaataacaataaacatgCTCGGTCcattaaaaacacaaagtaaTCATTTGTACACAAGaaaaagttacataaaaataatccaAATGTCACCTTGCTGGCAGGCGGCGGCTTCAGAGGAAGAGGTTGCAGTGATAGAACCAACCGGCAGAAGATTCGCAATGACCGCAGCACCAATAAGAACAGCTACGGGAAGCGAAATCACAGGTCAGAACCAAACTTGGTTAAAGAACATAACGCTActattcaaaagtctggggttaggagacacaaaaaaaaaaatatatatttttttaatacaaagtGAAATCTCCCTCACATAGGTCATCTCCTCATGGTCCCTTGCTGATAAACAGTCAATTCGCTTTTCCAGCACCGTCCTCAAATCCACCCCTTTCTCCTCAGGTAAGGCCGGGTTTAATGTGAACGTTGCTTGAAACctgtgattattttaaattgtgaatcTTAtgatactcaccctcatatggTTCCAAGCCTGTATGACGTTTTCTtatttggaacacaaaagaatatattttgaagaatgttggtaaccaaatcAACATTCAACAACCAATCAG contains:
- the xpc gene encoding DNA repair protein complementing XP-C cells, whose amino-acid sequence is MAKRKETQQKTDTKKPKQIAKKKPASKTQKTKENSKVDKNNRKNSKVASRASRKVKASSDERTSKYFQESEVKTEEPEDMSDHSEEMSPKLIEHSSPSKQVKDEEESEDEEDWEEVEEMAEPLGPVNSTELAVVSKPVEIEIETPDMARKRQRKEKRKAEFETYLRRMMKRFNKDVLVDTHKVHLLCLLASGVFRNRLCCEPDLLALALSILPAHFTTLAKKRTNSGFLEGILKWFQATFTLNPALPEEKGVDLRTVLEKRIDCLSARDHEEMTYLFLLVLRSLRIFCRLVLSLQPLPLKPPPASKNKTTPTKSSSEKDQSEKSSPEPKISPGSKRPSSARKAAVKEERGGKRKKKKEEGEEKEAAGGQKPKNSRRRSVASKVSYKEVSSEEEEDQSEEEFQPSNEDNSEDSDGAMKVCRKSKVKGKGRAPRRASKVKQEEESEEEEEEEEEEEEEEKEVKKQRRKRKEGKGVDEWLEVYLESAGQWVCVDVDQGVGQPQLCSDQATHPITYVVGVDDEGYLKDLSSRYDPTWLTASRRRRVDSEWWEETMELYKSPDTERGQKEDQEMQAKLLDKPLPTSIAEYKNHPLYALKRHLLKYEAFYPATAAVLGYCRGEPVYSRDCVHTLHSRDTWLKEARTVRLGEEPYKMVLGFSNRSRKARMMSEQKDVKDLPLFGVWQTEEYQPPIAVDGKVPRNEFGNVYMFKSCMLPVGCVHLHLPNLHRVARKLNIDCAAAVTGFDYHCGFAHAVNDGYIVCEEHQEILKAAWENEQDIQQKKEQEKREKRAVANWTLLVKGLLIKERLKRRYGQQGLASGAGLTQGKEGGAEGLSSDEEEEGGAQTAPPSLATSWPQNRQEEQEEKIVRRVTRREKRGEEKHLFPFEKV